In Caldisericia bacterium, the genomic stretch GCGTATCACAGAAAGAGGAGGAGATTAGAAAGATTAAGGAAGCTTTAAAAAATCAATACGAGAGACACAAAAGAGAACTCTTAAGAGTTGCACAGCTTACAGAAGAGGAGGCAAGGGAAGAGCTCTTTAGAAAATTGGAGGAGGAGTTAAAGATAGATATTAGTAAGAAGATAAGACTCTATGAAGAGGAACTTAAGGAGAGACAGAAAGAGAAAGCCCAGGAGATACTTGCCACTGCAATTCAGAGAACTGCTGTGGATTTTGTCGGTGAATCAACCATAACTGTTGTTCCTCTTCCAAACGATGATATTAAGGGCAGAATAATTGGAAGAGAGGGGAGAAACATAAGAACCTTTGAGTCCCTCACTGAGACCGAACTTATAATTGATGATACTCCAGAAGCAGTGGTTATCTCCTCATATGATCCCATAAGAAGAGAGATTGCAAAACTCACCCTTGAAAAACTCATTCTCGATGGAAGAATACACCCATCAAGAATTGAGGAAGTTTATGAAAAGGCAAAAGAGGAAATGGAGGAGATAATCCTGGAAGAGGGGAATAAAGCAATCCTTGAGGTAGGTATAGGGGATCTCCCCGTAGAACTAAAAAAACTCCTTGGGAAACTAAAATTTAGAACCAGTTATGGTCAGAATGTCCTTAAACACTCTCTTGAAGTTGCCTTCCTCGCGGGAACAATGGCAGCAGAGTTGGGAATGGATATAAAAACTGCAAAGAGAGCAGGTCTTCTACACGATATTGGAAAGGCTTTGGACAAAGAGATGGAGGGTCCTCATGCAATAATTGGAGGAGAGATTTTAAGAAAGTTTGGAGAGATAGAAAAGGTTATTCATGCTGTTCAGGCTCACCACAATGAGATTCAGCCAGAGACACCCCTTGATTTTATAATACAGGCTGCCGATGCAATTTCTGCTTCAAGACCAGGGGTAAGGAATGAAACAATTGAACAGTACATAAAGAGAATTCAGGAACTTGAGAAGATTGCATCCTCCTTTCCGGGTGTTGAGAAAGCATATGCACTTCAGGCAGGAAGGGAAGTCAGGGTATTTGTTAAGCCAGATAGTATAGATGACATGCTTCTTCCTAAACTTGCCTATGATATTGCAAAAAAGATAGAGAATGAGGTCATGTATCCTGGGCAGATAAAAGTTTTAGTGGTAAGAGAGAGTAAAGCTGTAGGTTATGCAAAGTGAGAGTGATGTTTATAGGAGATATTGTTGGAAGAGGGGGGAGGAGGGTTATAAGAACTCTTCTTCCAGAGATAATTGATAGAGAAAGAATTGACCTTGTAATTGCCAATGTGGAGAATCTTGCAGGTGGATTTGGTATTACAGTAAAGACATTTAATGAGATTGTAAAAAGTGGTGTTGATGTGGGTACAGGTGGAAACCATATATGGGATAACAAGGAGTACAGGGAGGTCTTTGAGGATTTTAAAGGAAAAGTTTTAAGACCAGCAAATTATCCACCAGGCACTCCCGGTGATGGATACACTCTGGTAAAGGTTAATGGGGTTGATGTTGGTGTAATAAATCTTCAGGGTAGGATATTTATGGATCCAATAGACTGCCCGTTTAGGAAAGCTGATGAGATTCTTGATAAAATAAAAAATGTTAAAATAAAAATTGTTGATTTTCATGCAGAGGCTACCAGTGAAAAGAAAGCTATGTTTTTCTATCTTGATGGAAGAGTGAGTGCAGTTTTTGGTACACACACCCATATACAAACTGCTGATGAAGTGGTATCATTGAAAGGGACTGCATACATTACAGATGTTGGAATGACTGGTAGCTTTGATTCTATTCTGGGTGTGAGAAAGGAAGATGCTATGGAGAAAATAATTAAAAGATTACCTACAAGATTTAGACAGGCAACTGGAGATTTGAGGTTAAATTCTGTTATTATTGAAGTTGATGAGAAAAGTGGTAAAACTTTGAAGATAGAGAGATTTAATAAAAACCTTGAAGAGGGGGTAAACGATGGAAAAGAGACTTAAAGAGATTAAAGAAAGGATTAAAGAGGACAAATTATTAAAGTCCTTGAATCTATTTTTTTCGCTTAACAATATTACTGTTTATCTTGTAGGTGGCTTTGTAAGAGATCTCCTTCTTGGGAAGGAGAGTAACGATATTGATATAGTTATTGATGCTCCAACAAGTATAGTGAAAGCCCTTGCACACTTCTTAAATGGAAGTGTCTTCTATTTAAGAAAGAGAGAGATATACGCAAGGGTTATGATATTGAGTGAAGGAAGAAGGATTGATGTCTCCTTTGTCAATGAGGATAACCTGAAAGAGGAGTTGGAACGTAGAGATTTTACAATCAACTCTATGGCTATCAATCTAACGAAGCTCTTCAAAGATAAAGATGACTTCTTTATTGATCTATTTGGGGGTCTCAATGATTTAAAGAAAAAGATTATAAGGCAGGTAAGAGATGATATTTATGAAAAAGACCCTATAAGGATTTTGAGAGCTTTTAGATTCAAACACTCCTTGGGTTTCAAGATTGAGGATAAAACCCTTAAAACTCTATTAAGGGATAAGGATCTACTTGAGAAGGTTACGCCAGAGAGAATGCAGGATGAGTTCTTCAGAATACTCCTTATGGATAATGATATCCTTTACGATCTATACGAGACAAAGGTTCTAAATGTGATCTTCCCTCACCTGGATTTTGATTTTATGGATATGGCTTTGAAGAATCTGAAGGAATCCATGGAGAAACCAGAGAAGCTCTTTAAGAAGGAAGAGGTTAGAGAAGTTTTTGTAAATTTCTGGAATGAACCTGTTGGAAAGGAGATAACCCATCTTCAAACATTTAAACTTGCAGTACTTACATTTGGAGAAGAGACACCAGCACTATTTATAAGAAGAAGATTTGCCGCCTCTCTAAGAATATGTACGAAGGTTCAAAATGTAATATTTGCCTACAAGTATCTAAAAAATAGCTATGAAGAGGGACAGGATATCCTCGCTGTTGATTTTATTGGAACATTCTTTAGAACATACAAGAAAGAAACCATAGAGGCATATCTCCTTCTCTACTTCACATTTAAATCTTCAAGAAAATTCCCAAAGAAAGAGGTGCTGAACTTTATAGGTCTATTTGTAAAGAATAGGTTTAGGTCTCTTGTAATATCAGGAAAGGAGATAGTAAGGGAGTATGGATTGACACCCTCACCATTTGTTGGAGATTTGCTCATGTATTTGAAGGCACATCAAATTCTTGAAAAGATAAAGACAAAGGAGGATGCCAAAGCTTTGATAGACAAATACTTGAAAAGGGGAAGTGAGTAAATTCTTCATTAAGACCTTTGGCTGTCAGATGAATGTCTACACATCAGACTACCTCCGCTCACTTCTCCTTTCCTCCCTATCCGAGACAGACAATCCAAAGGAAGCCGATTTTATTTTTATAAATACATGCGATGTTAGGGAGAAGGTAAGACACAAAATATACTCCTTTATTGGCTATGTGAATAAGGTAAAGAAAAAGGATGCAAAGGTATATGTCATAGGTTGCCTTGCACAGGTGGATAAAGAGAATATAGAAAAAAGATTTAATCCATACCTTGTTGGTCTTTACGATAGGGAAGAAGAACTTGAAGATATAGCTTCCTCTATAATAAAGCATGTCAAGAGAGAGAAAATAAAGAGAGTATCAGCCTATCTACCAATAATATACGGTTGTAATCATTTTTGTTCCTACTGCATTGTTCCCTATGCAAGAGGTAGGGAGGAGAGTAAGCCCTTAGAGAGAGTTATCAAAGAGGCTAAATTCCTCTTTAATTCAGGAACAAAAGAGTTAATCCTTATTGGCCAGAATGTTAATGACTATGGAAAGGATTTAGGACTTGAGGATGGCTTTATAGAAGTTATTAAAAGGGTTTCAAAAGTTGGTTTTTTAAGAGTTGGATTTTTAACCTCTCATCCAAAGAATTTTAAACTTAACTGGATAGATGAAATGAAAAGTATCCCAAACCTTCTCTCTATGTTCCACCTTCCACTTCAGAGTGGTTCAAATAAGGTTCTCAAGCTTATGAGAAGGGGTTATACGAGGGAAAAATTTAGAGAGCTTGTTGAAAAGGTTAGAGAGGTTTTTCCAAATGCTATGATCTCCACTGATATAATGGTTGGTTTTCCAGGAGAGGAGGAAAGGGACTTTATGGATACCATAGATTTGGTTAAAGAAATTGAGTTTGATAGAGCTTTTATGTTTATGTATTCAAAGAGACCAAAAACCTTATATTACAATATTCCAGATACTGTAAGTCATGAAGAAAAGTTGAATAGACTTAATTTCTTGATTGAAGTGCAGGATAGAATCACTTTGAAAAGGTATAGAAGTTTTATTGGAAGAGAGGTAGAGGTTCTTGTGGAGAATGTAAAGGATAAAAAAGGTATAGGTAAGGAGAAGAATGGAAGGGTGGTTGTCATTGATGATGTAAGTGAGAAAGATGTTGGAAAATTGATAAAGGTTAAAATTTACGATGCAAATATAAGGGAACTCTTCGGGAAGAGGACATGAAGATAATTCCACTGGGAGGAGAAACGCTTGGTGTAAGAAGTATGGCTACATTCGTTGAAACAGAGGATGTATGTATCCTTATTGATCCAGGACTATCTGTTGTGTCCATCATCCATTCTCTTCCTCCAACCCCCTTTGAATTAAGAGCATTATCTAATGTAAAGGAAAACATTAGAAAGGCAAGCAAAAGAGCCCATATAGTCATTATCACCCACTATCACAATGACCACTTTAGCATGGATCCTTCATTGTATAGAGGGAAGGAAGTCTTTATAAAGGATCCAGAAAATTTTATAAGCAATAATCAGAAAAGGAGGGCAAGGAAACTTCTTAAATCTATCTCCAGTATAGCAAACATACATTATGCTGCTGGGGAGTTTAAATTTGGGAATACAGAGATTATATTTTCTCCAATCTTTACGCATGGAATAAGTAAAAAGATGGGGGGAGTTGTTTCAATCCTTATTAAGGAAAATATTAAATTTTTATACTCCTCAGATGTCCAGGGATTTCCAGAGGAAGAACAGATAGAGTTTCTTGTTGAGATGTCTCCAGATGTTGTCTTCTTTGATGGACCAACAGAGGAGACACTGCCATTATCTGTTGTGAACCTTTCAAGAATCATTCATAAATTTAAAGAAACAGTCTGGGTTATGGAGCATCATCCCTTTAGGTTTCTTGACTGGAGGGAGAGATTTTACCCGGTTGTTTCTGTTTTTGAGGAGAATGGTATTATTTTGAAAAACTTTGCCTCCTATCTCTTATTAGAGGAGATGCTTTTTGAGGCAGAGAGGAATCTATTTTATGAGAGAATTAAGGAGTTTAACAGAAAAATTTGGTAAGAAAGAGGTCTTCTTAAAGATACTTAAGATTCCCATATCAAGGAGAAGGAAGTGGGAGTATATAATAAACGATAAAATTGATGAACTTGGAGTTAACACCAATTTTACAAAGGAGAGAGAAGAACTATCCCTT encodes the following:
- the rny gene encoding ribonuclease Y, which codes for MKISIFLYELLIIATFFLGGIVGFYIRRYIAESKIQSAEKEAKKIKEEALKQAEIRAKEMLSKAREDAIRIRGDAERELKRRRQEIQKIETRLFQREEMLERKLEAVERRERSVSQKEEEIRKIKEALKNQYERHKRELLRVAQLTEEEAREELFRKLEEELKIDISKKIRLYEEELKERQKEKAQEILATAIQRTAVDFVGESTITVVPLPNDDIKGRIIGREGRNIRTFESLTETELIIDDTPEAVVISSYDPIRREIAKLTLEKLILDGRIHPSRIEEVYEKAKEEMEEIILEEGNKAILEVGIGDLPVELKKLLGKLKFRTSYGQNVLKHSLEVAFLAGTMAAELGMDIKTAKRAGLLHDIGKALDKEMEGPHAIIGGEILRKFGEIEKVIHAVQAHHNEIQPETPLDFIIQAADAISASRPGVRNETIEQYIKRIQELEKIASSFPGVEKAYALQAGREVRVFVKPDSIDDMLLPKLAYDIAKKIENEVMYPGQIKVLVVRESKAVGYAK
- a CDS encoding TIGR00282 family metallophosphoesterase; protein product: MRVMFIGDIVGRGGRRVIRTLLPEIIDRERIDLVIANVENLAGGFGITVKTFNEIVKSGVDVGTGGNHIWDNKEYREVFEDFKGKVLRPANYPPGTPGDGYTLVKVNGVDVGVINLQGRIFMDPIDCPFRKADEILDKIKNVKIKIVDFHAEATSEKKAMFFYLDGRVSAVFGTHTHIQTADEVVSLKGTAYITDVGMTGSFDSILGVRKEDAMEKIIKRLPTRFRQATGDLRLNSVIIEVDEKSGKTLKIERFNKNLEEGVNDGKET
- a CDS encoding CCA tRNA nucleotidyltransferase, whose translation is MEKRLKEIKERIKEDKLLKSLNLFFSLNNITVYLVGGFVRDLLLGKESNDIDIVIDAPTSIVKALAHFLNGSVFYLRKREIYARVMILSEGRRIDVSFVNEDNLKEELERRDFTINSMAINLTKLFKDKDDFFIDLFGGLNDLKKKIIRQVRDDIYEKDPIRILRAFRFKHSLGFKIEDKTLKTLLRDKDLLEKVTPERMQDEFFRILLMDNDILYDLYETKVLNVIFPHLDFDFMDMALKNLKESMEKPEKLFKKEEVREVFVNFWNEPVGKEITHLQTFKLAVLTFGEETPALFIRRRFAASLRICTKVQNVIFAYKYLKNSYEEGQDILAVDFIGTFFRTYKKETIEAYLLLYFTFKSSRKFPKKEVLNFIGLFVKNRFRSLVISGKEIVREYGLTPSPFVGDLLMYLKAHQILEKIKTKEDAKALIDKYLKRGSE
- the miaB gene encoding tRNA (N6-isopentenyl adenosine(37)-C2)-methylthiotransferase MiaB produces the protein MSKFFIKTFGCQMNVYTSDYLRSLLLSSLSETDNPKEADFIFINTCDVREKVRHKIYSFIGYVNKVKKKDAKVYVIGCLAQVDKENIEKRFNPYLVGLYDREEELEDIASSIIKHVKREKIKRVSAYLPIIYGCNHFCSYCIVPYARGREESKPLERVIKEAKFLFNSGTKELILIGQNVNDYGKDLGLEDGFIEVIKRVSKVGFLRVGFLTSHPKNFKLNWIDEMKSIPNLLSMFHLPLQSGSNKVLKLMRRGYTREKFRELVEKVREVFPNAMISTDIMVGFPGEEERDFMDTIDLVKEIEFDRAFMFMYSKRPKTLYYNIPDTVSHEEKLNRLNFLIEVQDRITLKRYRSFIGREVEVLVENVKDKKGIGKEKNGRVVVIDDVSEKDVGKLIKVKIYDANIRELFGKRT
- a CDS encoding MBL fold metallo-hydrolase, with product MKIIPLGGETLGVRSMATFVETEDVCILIDPGLSVVSIIHSLPPTPFELRALSNVKENIRKASKRAHIVIITHYHNDHFSMDPSLYRGKEVFIKDPENFISNNQKRRARKLLKSISSIANIHYAAGEFKFGNTEIIFSPIFTHGISKKMGGVVSILIKENIKFLYSSDVQGFPEEEQIEFLVEMSPDVVFFDGPTEETLPLSVVNLSRIIHKFKETVWVMEHHPFRFLDWRERFYPVVSVFEENGIILKNFASYLLLEEMLFEAERNLFYERIKEFNRKIW